A DNA window from Fibrobacter sp. UWB4 contains the following coding sequences:
- a CDS encoding Ig-like domain-containing protein, whose protein sequence is MGVKGFGHIAFASVVSIFGISALHAADSASIPATEVVSFPSDAAYGGGDKIGSQLIAATYNAGNGPGIWIVADGGYRLYHNGSLLAEDNQAGRVRFIPMTFLPGENAISVVGVNGKGTPGVLVQIDDLDKSYYSGSGWKSKPVVGNNSWKNKGRDLSQWGGATTLSHASNKLPSGGALENFAPNTQAKWIWTSDESDPTAVLLFTFNVKAEGFGASTTGGDAGKVVIASDSASIRKYLQSNDAVTILVPEGTYDFRQFRNAVTEAKSKNRTWCKTTCTEKNRVTGKTNTFYRITFKANNCSDLTEAGVQIVQESENLQKWENWITTKPNKSLVGMGRGANLRGASIAVRSNEGSSNHIYRNLAIYDVNPHLIEGGDGLETVGTASKHVDKFWADHISYKWISDGMDMEFVDNATISYLDFDGANDYNCWGTDPYMALVEDAHLTYANNYWHNTYGRVPKVTGENNGSQVHLYNQYVDYNRFFVAGANGHSANAKAYVRYENSYIDNGQGYLAEWGDNGYVYFSGVSFGKGTKQQHRYNGTVKSGIPQAETFNPSYSFEKRNVEDLPKEIPNLSGVGGRYGKMPEYNQGFGQSNKAASVTLTAPAAGAKIAASAGVTLKADAKDNDGSVKSVAFYVGNTLVGTSTATPYQVTVKNLAAGTHSAVAVVTDNSGLTWMSEYVTFTVEGSAESSSSTVAESSSSEVSSSSVTESSSSATPVSSSSEGTIGIASPVHHATEAEAGFYRIFDIQGRPLYSGDCKPAQMPAAHVIVIEYSKTGKTLRHYIQ, encoded by the coding sequence ATGGGTGTTAAAGGTTTTGGCCACATCGCGTTTGCAAGCGTTGTCTCAATTTTCGGAATTTCTGCATTACACGCCGCAGATTCCGCTTCAATTCCAGCAACAGAAGTTGTTTCGTTCCCGTCCGACGCCGCCTACGGCGGTGGCGACAAAATCGGTTCGCAGCTGATTGCAGCCACTTACAACGCCGGGAACGGCCCTGGCATCTGGATTGTCGCCGATGGCGGTTACAGGCTTTACCACAACGGTTCTCTCCTTGCCGAAGACAACCAGGCAGGCCGCGTACGCTTCATCCCGATGACATTCTTGCCCGGCGAAAACGCAATTTCTGTCGTGGGCGTAAACGGCAAAGGCACCCCAGGCGTTCTCGTGCAAATTGACGATCTCGACAAGTCTTACTATTCCGGCAGCGGTTGGAAATCCAAGCCCGTTGTTGGCAACAACTCCTGGAAAAACAAAGGGCGTGACCTCTCGCAATGGGGTGGCGCGACGACGCTTTCTCACGCAAGCAACAAGCTCCCGAGTGGCGGTGCGCTCGAAAATTTCGCCCCGAATACGCAAGCCAAATGGATCTGGACGAGTGACGAATCCGACCCAACAGCAGTTTTACTTTTCACGTTCAATGTGAAAGCCGAGGGCTTCGGCGCATCAACGACAGGCGGCGACGCAGGCAAGGTCGTCATCGCAAGCGATTCCGCAAGCATCCGCAAGTACTTACAGAGCAACGATGCAGTCACGATTCTCGTGCCCGAAGGCACTTACGACTTTAGGCAGTTCCGCAACGCCGTTACCGAGGCAAAAAGCAAAAACCGCACTTGGTGCAAAACGACCTGTACCGAAAAGAACCGCGTGACGGGGAAAACCAATACCTTCTACCGCATTACATTCAAAGCGAACAATTGCAGCGACCTCACCGAAGCAGGAGTGCAGATTGTGCAAGAAAGCGAAAACTTGCAGAAGTGGGAAAACTGGATTACCACGAAGCCGAACAAGAGCCTCGTAGGCATGGGCCGTGGCGCAAATCTCCGCGGAGCATCTATCGCCGTGCGCAGTAACGAAGGCTCCAGCAACCACATTTACCGCAACCTCGCCATTTACGACGTGAACCCGCACTTGATCGAAGGAGGCGACGGCCTTGAAACCGTAGGCACTGCAAGCAAGCATGTAGACAAGTTCTGGGCCGACCATATCAGCTACAAATGGATTTCCGATGGCATGGATATGGAATTTGTTGACAACGCCACCATCAGTTATCTCGATTTTGACGGCGCCAACGATTACAACTGCTGGGGCACCGACCCGTACATGGCACTCGTTGAAGACGCGCATTTAACTTACGCGAACAACTACTGGCACAACACTTACGGCCGCGTTCCGAAAGTCACCGGAGAAAACAACGGCTCGCAAGTTCATTTGTACAACCAATACGTCGATTACAACCGATTCTTCGTCGCAGGCGCAAACGGTCACAGCGCAAACGCGAAGGCTTACGTGCGCTACGAAAACAGCTACATCGATAACGGCCAGGGCTACCTCGCCGAATGGGGCGACAATGGCTACGTTTACTTTAGCGGAGTCTCGTTCGGGAAAGGCACCAAGCAACAGCACCGCTACAACGGCACCGTGAAAAGCGGAATCCCGCAAGCCGAAACGTTCAACCCGAGCTACAGCTTTGAAAAGCGAAACGTTGAAGACCTCCCGAAAGAAATTCCAAACCTCTCGGGCGTCGGCGGACGATACGGCAAGATGCCCGAATACAACCAGGGCTTCGGCCAGAGCAACAAGGCCGCAAGCGTAACGCTTACCGCACCTGCCGCTGGCGCAAAAATCGCCGCAAGCGCAGGCGTGACCTTAAAAGCCGACGCTAAAGATAACGACGGTTCCGTGAAAAGCGTTGCATTCTATGTCGGCAACACGCTCGTCGGAACATCAACAGCGACACCATACCAAGTCACCGTCAAGAATCTCGCCGCAGGTACGCATTCCGCAGTCGCCGTCGTGACGGACAATTCCGGGCTCACGTGGATGTCCGAATACGTGACGTTTACCGTCGAAGGCTCGGCAGAATCTAGCAGTTCAACAGTCGCTGAATCCAGTTCTAGCGAAGTTTCTTCATCGAGCGTCACGGAATCTAGCTCCAGTGCGACACCCGTAAGCAGCTCCAGCGAAGGCACCATCGGTATCGCCTCCCCCGTGCACCACGCCACCGAAGCCGAAGCAGGTTTCTACCGCATCTTCGACATTCAAGGGCGCCCGCTATACTCCGGCGACTGCAAGCCCGCCCAAATGCCCGCCGCACACGTCATCGTGATCGAATACTCCAAAACAGGCAAGACTTTACGCCACTATATCCAATAA
- a CDS encoding LamG-like jellyroll fold domain-containing protein has translation MKFCKNILAVSIASAAILGGCSSDSHIAGNSAETGSPELAGIFLLDNGKPAAFARVHCVPSDFNATSGELPAAYSTETDSKGYYSLDSIPPGTYAVEAFHEESGKRFLVQNISVTEDDSVAVSDTLRDPGIIKFEGIENLSDGAAGVATVLGTTIHRNIVVHEHTLFIDSLPVGKFDLQVFIDEYSSANPWAYLKVDIVAGHTETILEPSPIEPDIETPRDSVTLTFVAPLALPKGIDTLNSVVTDIPIALRLTEDICDFDSLQYVNYGRWDAARISKDGRHRSNLPISYAGFDRESKEMVIWVRVDSLNVDDSLEIVYDGLQYPFYALDIFPTNRSYSLVYHFDSETTFRDDAEKGYFNGMLNSTETGSKTSTENRNSDGVLRSSIALDATTTITAKNSAKADSTRKVNLSFGNGQFCFSLWINLESLEQQTIFEKADEYALRYDPAQGFVVEFYHVATERAGDEGATDTASYKQTWASGTEGIEAGKWIFIAFSKHSIPQTSYFINGTSIKAEETSNDWDGNRELADLKIGGFTGKIDEFTLGSTFRDDSWTRLTYLNQKPEISWPKLSARK, from the coding sequence ATGAAGTTCTGCAAAAACATATTGGCTGTTTCGATTGCGTCTGCTGCAATTCTTGGAGGTTGTTCCTCCGACAGCCATATTGCAGGCAACAGCGCCGAGACGGGTTCTCCAGAACTCGCCGGTATTTTCCTTTTGGATAACGGCAAGCCCGCCGCATTCGCGCGCGTACACTGCGTTCCTAGCGACTTTAACGCCACCTCTGGCGAACTCCCCGCCGCCTACTCCACAGAAACAGATTCAAAAGGCTACTATAGCCTCGATTCCATTCCCCCGGGCACTTACGCCGTCGAGGCTTTCCACGAAGAATCCGGCAAGCGGTTCCTCGTGCAGAACATAAGCGTCACCGAAGACGATTCCGTCGCTGTTAGCGATACTTTGCGCGATCCGGGAATCATAAAATTCGAAGGCATAGAAAATCTTTCGGACGGCGCAGCAGGTGTCGCCACCGTTTTGGGAACGACTATTCATAGAAACATCGTTGTTCACGAGCATACATTGTTTATCGATAGCTTGCCTGTAGGCAAGTTCGATTTGCAGGTGTTCATTGACGAATATTCTAGTGCAAATCCTTGGGCGTATCTAAAAGTCGATATCGTTGCGGGACATACCGAGACGATTCTTGAGCCAAGTCCGATCGAACCCGACATTGAAACTCCTCGTGATTCTGTAACCCTTACCTTTGTGGCGCCGCTAGCTCTCCCCAAAGGAATCGACACGCTGAATTCTGTTGTGACCGACATTCCGATTGCGCTTCGATTGACGGAAGACATCTGCGATTTTGATTCGCTCCAGTATGTTAATTATGGTCGTTGGGATGCTGCGCGTATTTCGAAAGATGGGCGTCACCGCAGCAATCTTCCGATTAGCTATGCAGGTTTTGACAGAGAATCAAAGGAAATGGTCATCTGGGTCCGCGTGGATTCATTAAATGTTGATGATTCGCTAGAGATTGTTTATGACGGATTGCAGTATCCTTTTTACGCATTGGACATATTCCCGACCAACCGCAGCTATTCGCTCGTGTACCATTTCGACAGCGAAACCACCTTCAGGGACGATGCCGAGAAGGGCTATTTCAACGGAATGTTAAATTCTACCGAAACTGGATCCAAGACGAGCACCGAGAACCGCAACTCTGACGGCGTTCTCAGATCATCCATAGCGCTAGACGCAACGACTACAATCACCGCGAAAAATTCCGCCAAGGCAGATTCGACCCGCAAGGTTAATTTGTCCTTTGGAAACGGTCAATTCTGTTTTTCTCTGTGGATCAACCTTGAATCGTTAGAGCAGCAGACCATCTTTGAAAAAGCAGACGAATACGCGCTACGCTACGATCCCGCTCAAGGCTTCGTCGTAGAATTTTATCACGTCGCCACAGAAAGAGCAGGCGACGAAGGCGCGACGGACACCGCAAGTTACAAACAAACATGGGCATCTGGCACAGAAGGAATTGAAGCGGGCAAATGGATTTTCATAGCATTCAGCAAGCACTCCATTCCGCAAACAAGTTATTTTATCAATGGCACCTCAATCAAGGCCGAAGAAACCAGCAATGACTGGGACGGCAACCGCGAACTTGCAGACTTGAAAATCGGCGGATTCACCGGGAAAATCGACGAGTTCACGCTCGGCAGCACTTTCCGCGACGATTCCTGGACTCGCCTCACCTACCTCAATCAAAAGCCCGAAATTTCCTGGCCAAAACTTTCCGCAAGAAAGTAA
- a CDS encoding DUF177 domain-containing protein codes for MRINIAQKLTDSEDQRVVWSHADAPEIFDELHLKGDLVAEVLVSPEGNGKCLVTGTISGVQTLTCVRSLDLFDRPFETEIVVEVERGACAAQELHDDDDDVFAYTIPQTQDFVDVSECVRQLVTLQEPIAPVKNPDEDFIFVTNNQAGDGADAEKPLDPRWEKLKALKSKMENRS; via the coding sequence TTGAGAATTAATATCGCACAAAAACTTACTGATTCCGAAGACCAACGAGTGGTCTGGTCCCATGCCGACGCTCCTGAAATCTTCGACGAACTGCACCTCAAGGGCGATCTGGTAGCCGAGGTGCTGGTTAGCCCCGAAGGCAACGGCAAGTGCCTTGTGACCGGTACTATCTCTGGAGTGCAAACACTCACTTGTGTCCGCAGCCTGGATCTTTTTGACCGTCCGTTCGAAACCGAGATTGTTGTCGAGGTGGAGCGCGGAGCATGCGCTGCACAGGAACTTCATGACGACGACGATGATGTCTTCGCCTACACGATTCCGCAGACACAGGACTTCGTAGATGTTTCCGAGTGCGTCCGACAGCTGGTGACCCTACAGGAACCCATTGCGCCCGTGAAAAATCCTGACGAAGATTTTATCTTTGTAACAAACAATCAAGCTGGCGATGGTGCCGATGCTGAAAAGCCGCTCGACCCCCGCTGGGAAAAACTCAAAGCTCTTAAGAGCAAAATGGAAAACAGGAGTTAA
- the rpmF gene encoding 50S ribosomal protein L32 gives MAVPKRKTSTARRDKRRTHWKMEVPAMATCDHCGSVKRPHRVCPVCGFYNGVEVVDMKGAEA, from the coding sequence ATGGCAGTACCTAAGAGAAAAACTTCGACCGCTCGTCGTGACAAGCGCCGCACCCACTGGAAGATGGAAGTGCCGGCTATGGCTACCTGCGATCATTGCGGTTCCGTGAAGCGTCCGCATCGCGTGTGCCCGGTTTGCGGCTTCTACAACGGTGTGGAAGTTGTTGACATGAAGGGTGCCGAAGCTTAA
- a CDS encoding DNA topoisomerase III produces MATTKTTTKATTKTTTKKTAAKTSKAAIEGKTLIIAEKPSVAADLVKVLGAKSFKKETAYYESDSTIVSHAIGHLVGIADPKDIDERYKAWDMKTLPMLPEKFPLVALPTTKAHLSALGKLIKRKDVTTIINACDAGREGELIFYYIVDYILKGNFKGKTFKRLWMQSMTPAAIKDAFEHLRTEEDMVNLRNAALCRSEADWLVGMNGSRGLTAYNSSMGGFQITPCGRVQTPTLAIIVKREEERNRFVPQKFWTIEASFDNAGAGYQGKWFTVDKENGKDRVKQIFDEARAQEILAKCKGKTGSIEETTAPGQQKCGQLYDLTTLQREANNRFGFSAKTTLSIAQSLYEHYKATTYPRTDSRCLPEDYVAPVKATLGKIEGPLAKFAQEALDKNYVKRTPKVFDNSKISDHFAIIPTGVVPKGLSEAEEKIYTMICQRFIAVFFPPAQYLNTTRITTVENETFITEGKILVDPGFKAIYGKESDEESNIPKLNGNTAKTLEIDAKEDFTKPPAHYTESTLLSMMESAGKLVEDDELRDAMKERGLGTPATRAAIIEKLVSDKYVVRDGKEMIPTAKAFDLIKVLSAMNCEALTSPELTGEWEYKMDLISKGKESREAFMNGIVEMTKTMVKNIKGFKEESTTDEASFSPVNGKKVFETVSRYTTEDGIVIRKIVGGKHLSESEIVELLTKRKIGPLTGFRSKKGAEFSAVLIINDENKVEFVFDEKPEEIELGEVIGKSPVDGSDVYETLTGYVSESYVKKEPSGITLPKILLGKEIPLDDIKKLLAGEKTSLIKGFRSNKTRRLFDAYLTLVKGKLKFDFPPREFKPRRFGAKKKSEE; encoded by the coding sequence ATGGCAACGACTAAAACTACAACTAAGGCGACAACTAAAACCACTACAAAGAAAACTGCCGCAAAAACATCAAAAGCGGCTATCGAAGGCAAGACGCTCATCATCGCAGAAAAACCTAGCGTGGCAGCCGACCTCGTCAAAGTGCTCGGTGCAAAATCCTTCAAGAAAGAAACCGCCTATTACGAAAGCGATTCAACCATCGTAAGCCATGCGATTGGTCACCTCGTTGGTATCGCCGACCCGAAAGATATCGACGAACGCTACAAAGCATGGGACATGAAAACACTCCCCATGCTCCCGGAAAAGTTCCCGCTCGTTGCCCTACCGACCACAAAAGCCCATCTCTCCGCCCTCGGCAAGCTCATCAAGCGCAAGGACGTGACGACGATTATAAACGCATGCGATGCGGGCCGCGAAGGTGAACTGATTTTCTATTACATCGTGGACTACATTCTCAAGGGAAACTTCAAGGGCAAGACATTCAAGAGACTTTGGATGCAGAGCATGACGCCTGCCGCCATCAAGGACGCATTCGAGCACCTCCGTACCGAAGAAGACATGGTGAACTTGAGGAACGCCGCCCTCTGCCGTAGCGAAGCCGACTGGCTCGTAGGCATGAACGGAAGCCGCGGACTCACCGCCTACAACAGCTCCATGGGCGGGTTCCAGATTACGCCGTGCGGACGTGTGCAGACTCCGACGCTTGCCATTATCGTGAAGCGCGAAGAAGAACGCAACCGCTTTGTACCGCAAAAGTTCTGGACGATCGAAGCCTCGTTCGATAACGCAGGCGCAGGCTACCAAGGCAAGTGGTTCACCGTCGATAAAGAAAACGGCAAAGACCGCGTCAAGCAGATTTTTGACGAAGCTCGCGCTCAGGAAATTCTCGCCAAGTGCAAGGGCAAGACCGGCTCCATCGAAGAGACCACCGCCCCGGGCCAGCAGAAGTGCGGTCAGCTCTATGACCTCACCACGCTCCAGCGCGAAGCAAACAACCGCTTTGGATTCAGCGCAAAGACAACGCTTTCCATCGCCCAGTCACTCTATGAACATTACAAGGCGACCACGTATCCGCGTACCGATAGCCGTTGCTTGCCCGAAGATTACGTCGCCCCAGTAAAGGCAACACTCGGCAAGATTGAAGGTCCGCTCGCCAAATTCGCTCAAGAAGCTTTGGACAAGAACTACGTGAAGCGTACGCCGAAGGTCTTTGACAACTCGAAAATCTCGGACCACTTCGCCATCATCCCGACAGGCGTTGTGCCGAAGGGACTCTCCGAAGCTGAAGAAAAAATCTACACGATGATTTGCCAGCGCTTTATTGCGGTGTTCTTCCCGCCAGCGCAGTACTTGAACACGACACGAATCACGACAGTCGAAAACGAGACCTTCATCACCGAAGGCAAGATTCTTGTGGATCCGGGCTTCAAGGCCATTTACGGCAAGGAATCCGACGAAGAATCGAATATTCCGAAGCTGAACGGCAACACCGCCAAAACGCTCGAAATTGACGCTAAAGAAGACTTTACCAAGCCGCCTGCACACTACACCGAAAGTACGCTCCTCTCGATGATGGAAAGTGCAGGTAAGCTCGTGGAAGACGACGAACTCCGCGACGCCATGAAGGAACGCGGCCTCGGAACGCCTGCCACACGCGCCGCCATCATTGAAAAACTCGTGAGCGACAAGTACGTTGTCCGCGACGGCAAGGAAATGATCCCGACCGCAAAGGCATTTGACCTCATCAAGGTCCTCTCCGCCATGAACTGCGAAGCCCTCACCAGCCCAGAACTCACCGGTGAATGGGAATACAAGATGGACCTCATCTCGAAGGGCAAGGAATCTCGCGAAGCGTTCATGAACGGCATCGTCGAAATGACAAAGACGATGGTGAAAAACATCAAGGGATTCAAGGAAGAAAGCACGACCGACGAAGCAAGCTTCAGCCCTGTAAACGGCAAGAAGGTTTTCGAAACGGTCAGCCGCTACACCACCGAAGACGGCATCGTCATCCGCAAGATTGTGGGCGGCAAGCACTTGTCCGAAAGTGAAATCGTTGAACTCTTGACCAAGCGCAAGATTGGCCCTTTGACCGGTTTCCGCAGCAAGAAGGGCGCCGAATTCTCGGCCGTTCTCATCATCAACGACGAGAACAAAGTCGAATTTGTCTTTGACGAAAAGCCCGAAGAAATCGAACTCGGCGAAGTCATCGGCAAGTCGCCTGTTGACGGTTCAGACGTTTACGAGACGCTCACAGGCTACGTCTCAGAAAGCTACGTGAAGAAAGAACCAAGCGGCATCACGCTCCCGAAGATTCTCCTCGGCAAGGAAATTCCGCTCGACGACATCAAGAAACTGCTCGCCGGCGAAAAGACTTCGCTTATCAAGGGATTCCGCAGCAACAAGACTCGCCGCCTGTTCGACGCATACCTCACGCTCGTGAAGGGCAAGCTCAAGTTTGATTTCCCGCCGCGTGAATTCAAGCCCCGCCGATTCGGTGCGAAGAAAAAGAGTGAAGAGTGA
- a CDS encoding glycosyltransferase, which yields MFLTVLTYVAIGLLAILAIFYLGLEVRFYRALGRVREGFADPEPLPKVSILIAARNESEGIRETLNSVLSQDYEGDWEVWVADDRSTDDTPKILAEYEAKFERLHVLTIDSIPEGVSPKKQAISKMIEACNGEILCLTDADCIVQPSWIKGIVKEFEPGIELVAGHSYIPTDKSSPFIICMQAVETLIYRVAGTAGLAMHLPLTSTGNNLAYRKSFFQSVNGFTGVIKIQSGDDDLLMQKLAADRPWAMRYCITPSTFVTTSGKETLKALWEQRKRWASKTIYYTPKIVFVLSMVFLFLTMLCITAAFSIFSFKIFVATLIAFLSKSVGDMVLIIRGLKIFKQEHLLKWCIPVEFIHAPFTVLAVLFGLFGRFKWK from the coding sequence ATGTTCCTTACGGTTTTGACATACGTGGCCATCGGGCTTTTGGCAATACTCGCCATCTTCTATCTCGGGTTAGAAGTGCGGTTCTACCGTGCGCTCGGGCGCGTACGCGAGGGCTTTGCCGACCCGGAACCACTCCCGAAGGTGAGCATCCTGATTGCGGCCCGAAATGAATCCGAAGGCATCCGCGAAACGCTCAACTCCGTACTCTCGCAAGATTACGAGGGCGATTGGGAAGTCTGGGTAGCCGATGACCGCTCCACGGACGACACCCCGAAGATTCTCGCGGAATACGAAGCAAAATTTGAACGCCTCCACGTACTCACGATCGATTCCATCCCCGAAGGAGTGAGTCCCAAGAAGCAGGCCATCAGCAAGATGATCGAAGCCTGCAACGGAGAAATCCTCTGCCTCACGGACGCCGACTGCATCGTGCAGCCGTCCTGGATCAAAGGGATCGTCAAGGAATTCGAACCGGGGATTGAACTTGTCGCCGGACACTCGTACATCCCGACCGACAAGAGTTCGCCGTTCATCATATGCATGCAGGCGGTCGAAACGCTGATTTACCGCGTCGCAGGCACAGCAGGCCTCGCCATGCACCTCCCGCTCACAAGCACAGGCAACAACCTCGCCTACCGCAAAAGCTTCTTCCAGAGCGTGAACGGCTTTACAGGCGTCATCAAAATCCAGAGCGGAGACGACGACCTCCTGATGCAAAAACTGGCAGCCGACCGTCCATGGGCCATGCGCTACTGCATCACGCCCTCCACGTTCGTCACCACAAGCGGCAAGGAAACACTCAAGGCCCTCTGGGAACAGCGCAAACGCTGGGCATCAAAGACCATCTACTATACCCCAAAAATCGTCTTTGTGCTCTCGATGGTGTTCCTGTTCCTTACCATGCTCTGCATCACCGCAGCATTCTCGATTTTCAGTTTCAAGATTTTCGTCGCCACATTGATAGCGTTCTTGAGCAAGAGCGTAGGCGACATGGTTCTCATTATTCGCGGGCTCAAAATATTCAAGCAGGAACACCTCCTCAAGTGGTGCATCCCGGTTGAATTCATCCACGCCCCCTTTACCGTACTGGCCGTACTGTTCGGCCTGTTCGGACGTTTTAAGTGGAAATAA
- a CDS encoding TIGR02147 family protein, giving the protein MACFSYIYGMGEKKLGKKIFEYLDYREFLKDYYSAKKEANPAFSLRVFSDKIGFKAKDFISRVMNGDKNLSSASIPKVASGLRLGKHETEFFVGLVKFNQAETMDERNAAFEEMQAALKVVRFSEKQHILGHTQYMVYSHWRHLIIRSLIGMFGFDGDYEALAKMVHPHVTADEAKKSVKLLEECELIKKGEDGKYVLSESAISTGDRTSKLALRGFHQHCLKLAADSIDRDPPGSRHVSGLTLGISQEGYERIVERINAFRKEIALIAEEDKNSDKVFQLQFALFPVGGK; this is encoded by the coding sequence ATGGCCTGTTTTTCTTACATTTATGGCATGGGCGAAAAGAAACTAGGGAAAAAAATCTTCGAATACCTGGATTACCGGGAATTTTTGAAGGATTACTATAGCGCAAAGAAGGAGGCTAACCCCGCCTTTTCGCTCCGTGTATTTTCTGATAAGATCGGGTTCAAGGCCAAGGATTTCATCAGTCGCGTAATGAACGGCGACAAGAACCTTTCGAGCGCGAGCATCCCGAAGGTCGCGTCTGGACTTCGCTTGGGCAAGCATGAAACGGAATTTTTTGTCGGGCTTGTGAAGTTCAATCAGGCCGAAACGATGGACGAACGCAATGCTGCGTTTGAAGAAATGCAGGCGGCGCTCAAGGTCGTGCGTTTTTCCGAAAAACAGCATATTCTCGGGCATACGCAGTATATGGTGTATTCACATTGGCGGCACCTGATTATCCGCAGCCTTATCGGCATGTTCGGCTTTGACGGCGACTACGAAGCTCTTGCGAAAATGGTCCACCCGCACGTGACGGCGGATGAGGCTAAAAAGTCGGTCAAGTTGCTCGAAGAATGTGAACTCATCAAGAAAGGGGAGGACGGCAAATACGTGCTCTCCGAAAGTGCAATCAGCACGGGTGACCGCACGTCAAAACTTGCGCTGCGCGGTTTCCACCAGCATTGTTTAAAGCTTGCGGCGGATTCTATCGATCGCGACCCGCCGGGCTCGCGTCATGTTTCTGGGCTTACGCTCGGCATCAGCCAGGAGGGCTACGAACGCATCGTGGAACGCATCAACGCCTTCCGCAAAGAAATCGCGCTCATTGCCGAAGAAGATAAAAATAGCGATAAGGTTTTCCAGTTGCAGTTTGCGCTGTTCCCCGTCGGCGGAAAATAA
- the plsX gene encoding phosphate acyltransferase PlsX, with product MIKVALDAMGGDYAPSVCIEGAVSAVKKNPNIHVVLCGPEAEVKASLEKLGYTGNQISVVDAPDPVAMDEHPVMVVKKKQHSGLVTCVALQKKGLVDASVSAGNSGAMMASCLMILGKSCDEFSRPPIGVALPTKDRRIVLVDGGANVDERASTLVDFAIAGSAFAEAYLGYENPKVGLLNMGEEEHKGPAVLQEAYQLLKSAPVNFMGNIEGRDLIASKADVVACSGYTGNVVLKLLEGFFEMHQEMFGTIDTPAGKRFAEMWDYRATGGALLLGLNGIGIIAHGRSDALAIEKAVDAAAKYAEADVANKVNARLAAIKSEEAPKA from the coding sequence GTGATCAAAGTTGCACTGGATGCCATGGGTGGCGACTACGCCCCGAGTGTTTGCATTGAAGGCGCCGTTAGCGCAGTCAAGAAAAACCCCAATATTCATGTGGTTCTCTGCGGACCTGAGGCCGAGGTCAAGGCTTCTCTCGAGAAGCTTGGTTACACCGGCAATCAGATTTCCGTAGTTGATGCTCCGGATCCTGTGGCTATGGATGAACATCCTGTCATGGTGGTCAAGAAGAAACAGCATTCTGGCTTGGTGACTTGCGTTGCCTTGCAGAAGAAAGGTCTTGTCGATGCTTCTGTCAGCGCCGGTAACTCTGGTGCTATGATGGCTAGCTGCCTCATGATTCTCGGTAAGTCCTGTGACGAATTCTCCCGTCCGCCTATCGGGGTTGCACTTCCGACAAAGGATCGCCGCATTGTGTTGGTCGATGGCGGTGCAAATGTTGATGAACGCGCTTCTACTCTCGTTGACTTTGCCATTGCAGGTTCTGCATTTGCTGAAGCTTACCTCGGTTACGAAAATCCGAAGGTTGGCCTCTTGAACATGGGCGAAGAAGAACACAAGGGTCCGGCTGTTTTGCAGGAAGCCTACCAGCTCCTCAAGTCTGCCCCGGTCAACTTCATGGGCAACATCGAAGGTCGCGATCTTATCGCAAGCAAGGCCGATGTTGTCGCTTGCTCCGGCTATACGGGTAATGTCGTGCTCAAGCTTCTGGAAGGTTTCTTCGAAATGCACCAGGAAATGTTCGGCACGATCGACACTCCGGCTGGCAAGCGCTTTGCTGAAATGTGGGACTACCGCGCTACGGGTGGCGCTCTGCTGCTCGGTCTCAATGGCATTGGTATCATCGCTCATGGCCGTTCCGATGCTCTTGCAATCGAAAAGGCTGTTGATGCAGCTGCCAAGTATGCCGAAGCTGACGTTGCCAATAAGGTGAACGCTCGCCTCGCTGCAATCAAGTCCGAGGAAGCTCCGAAAGCATAA